CAGACTCGGATGCCGGGAGCAGGCCGCCGATGTCGTGCAGGAGACCTACATGCGCGTCCTGAGTATGGAGAATCGCGAGACCGTCGTGCAGCCGAGAGCCTTTCTCTATAAGACGGCGTTGAACCTCACGGTGGATCTCTTCAGGAAGCAACGGCTCCGGGCCGAGCATACCGTCGATCTCGAATATGCCCGGGACGTGCCGTCCGGCGCACCAGATCAAGAGACAATCCTTGAGGGCAAGCGGCGGCTTCAACTGCTGAGGCACGCCATTGCGGAGTTACCGCCCAAGTGCCGGCATGTCTTTCTCCTGCACAAGTTTATGCACGTCCCGCAGCACGAACTGGCTGAGCGACTGGGGATTTCGAAGAACATGGTGGAGCGGCACGTGATGAAGGCACTGTCCCATTGCCGTGATCGGCTTCGGGAAGAGGGCCTCCAGATGGGGCCCGCCCTTCCGGCTGTCTCGGCATGGACGGCGACAGATCAGAGGACGAAGAATCCGTCGTCAGGTACCAGGGGGCCCATTCGTCATAATGATCAGGCGGATGACAAGGCGGTCCTGACAAGCTGGGATTCCGGCGACGGGTGTCCATCATGATCGTAAGACCGGAAGATTCAGGCCGGGCGAACCTGGAAGCGCTGCACCGATTTGTCCGAGGCCGTTCCGGCGATCCTTCCCGGGCAGACAGAGGGGAACTTTCTGAATGGCTGGCCGCCGCGCCGGCGAACCGGGTGGAGTATGAAGAGCTCCATCGGATCTGGAATGACCTCGATCACCTGGCAAAGGAACCGTTCCCGGAGTTGGACGAAGCCCGCGCCTGGTGGAGAAGGGAGTCGTTCGGATCAGCGGGGGACCTTCCCGCGAGGCGGTGGCGCGTGATATTCCCGGCGTTCGCCGGAATTGTCGCCACCCTTCTCGTCCTGGTTGTGGGGGTCTATTGGTGGTCGATGCTGCGGGTGGAGGCGGCGGATTATCGGACCGGCAAGGGAGAGCAACGGACGGTTGTCCTGGCGGACGGATCAACCGTCATGCTGGGTGCGGACACGGTCGTTTCAGCAGAGGTATCCGGCCGTCGTCGCACGGTTGTCCTGCACCGGGGAGAAGCCCTGTTCTCCGTGAAGCATGAGCCCGGCCGGCCCTTTTCCGTCCTGGCGGCCAACGGCACGGTCCGTGACATCGGAACGGTGTTTGCCGTGCACAGTTCGTCGGATCGGGTGCAGGTATCGGTGCTCGAAGGTCTCGTGGAAGTCCGGGCGCATGCGCCCGGACAACTTGACCTGACCCAAGAGACCGGCAGGGGTGATGGAGACCTCCAATCAGATGAACGAGCCATCCTGGCCGAAGGCGATCGTCTCTGGTACGGCCGAGACGGACAACTGTCCGCCGTTCACAAGGTCGATCGGGACCTGATGGCGGCGGGCTTTCATGGAAAGCTCGTCTTCGATGCTCTGCCGCTCGGACAGGTGATCGAGGAGGTCTCGCGTTACCGGGACGGCGAAATCCGGATTTTGGACCCGTCCCTCTCTTCCCTTCCGGTCAGCGGAGTCTTTCATCAGGACCATCTCGGCGGACTGTTCAAGGCGCTGGAACTCGCGTTGCCGGTGACGGTGACCGCCGTGAACCAGCGCCTCATGATGGTGGAGCGGCGGCACGATCGGCGGCCGCTCACGGCCAAGTAGGAGACGGTCCCCGACGCGGCGGAAAAAATTCTCATCCAGCGAGTGGGGTTTTCGTGATCTCCCTCGTCTTATATAGAAAGAAGCGAGCGGGTATCTGTGTGCTGGGCGATCAACCCCAGGGGTCTTGGTGTGTCCGTTACCGGTCATGGGGGTGGCGCCACCCTGGCTCTGCCGCTGGGCACGCTCTTCGAGGCGCCCACTGGTGCAGCCAGCCGGATCACATGGGTGGAGAGGGCCGTCGAGGTCGCCAAGGAAGGTCGAGCCATGAAATCAGGCCTGGTCAATCAAGTTGCGGGGCGTTCGTGACGGCGGCCGAATGGGATCGAGCGGGGAGCGGCAGGCGATCGCACCAGGCAGGTGGGTGGATCCTGTCGATCTGTGTGCACGCGCTGGCAGTCGGCTGCGCGTTCAAGGGTCTGGTGGAGATCCCGATCCCTGCGGCGTCGGAACCCTTTCGCTGGGAAGTGGCGATGGTGCAGCCGCAGATCTCTCCGCCGGTCGAGGAGCCTCCTCCGGTTCAACCGCCGGAGCCTCCAAAGGCATCGCCCTCGGTCCCCCCCACTCCTCAGCCTCGGCAGCAGGCGGTTGAGACCCCGAGACAAACGGTCCAGCTTCAGCAACACCGGCCGCTTGTGACGTCGTCCGTGCAAGAAACCCGCGAGCGGGTCGAGCGGACGGTTCAGACCGACCAGGCAAGGGAGATCACGCCGATCTCCACGGAGCGGGAGGTGAGTCAACGAACCGCAGTGGTAGAACAGGAGGCTGCAACGTCGGTTTCTGAAACCCTCGTGGCGCAGGTGGAGCCGGTTCCCCGGTCGTCGGTGGAGGCTCAGCCGAAAGCCGTTTCGGCGCCAGTGCCACAGATGGTGGAAGCCGAAGCAGTGGCAGAGCTTCAGGATGCGCCGGCCCCGGTGAGCCGGACCGCGATGGAGCAGTCGGAGTCCGTCGCAGAAGCGCGCCTGGTCCAGCACCAGCGCCCGCAGCACCGCCAGCCTGTCGTGCAGCAGGTTGCCGTCAAGGACGAAGTTCCCGCGGCGATCGAGCAGCGCATCGTGCAGGAACGGCCCCTTCGGGCGTTTCCCAAAACGCAGGCGGATTACGGCTGGCTGTCGGACACGCTCTGGAAGCGCATCGAGCAACTCAAGCGCTATCCGGCCCTGGCCCGGAGCAATCATTGGGAGGGCAAGGTGATCGTCGAAGCCGTCATTCAGGACGACGGGGCGATCATCGACACTCAGATTGCCGAAAGCTCCGGCCATGCCGTCCTGGATCAGCAAGCGCTGACCGTCTTAAAGCAGGCCTCTCCGCTGACGTTGAAACATCCGCTGGGACAGCGGCGGGTCACCATTTTGGTGCCGATCAGCTATCGGTTGGATGGGTAGGAGTGAAACGGCGGTGGATCCGGCGGGACCGCACCGCACGCCACATGTGCAACCACAAGGAGTGTCGTCATGAAGAAGGTTGTCAGCATGCACGGGGTTTGTGCGGGACGCGTCGTCGTCGCCGCGATTGCCATCATGGCATTGTCCGCCACGACCGGATGGGCCCAGGGCAAGGCGGAGAAGTCGTTCCAAGCCCTCGCGACCGATGCCAAGGGAGTCGAAACGGAAATCAAGAACGTCATCTTCTACTGGGAGGAGAAGGTCAGCGAAACCGCCTTCGTCCCGCATGAGCTGCGTGAAGTGCCCGTCAAGCGGGGCACGGCGACGGTGAAGATCAAGTTCGACCATATCAAGCGGGTGGACATCAAGCCCTCCGGCAATGGAGGGTTGCCCACCGTGGCCATCACCCTGGCTGACGGCAAGAGCGGGGAATTCGGCCTCGCGATCGCCGGAAGCTTTAAGGGCCAGTCTGATTTCGGAGAGGTCGAATTGCCCGCGGCCGAGATCAAACAGATCGTCTTCAAATAGCGGTGAAGCGTCTATCCCGCGGACGGTGTCGTCATTCCTCGTCCTCCATGGACACAGGTCCGCAGGCGGGATCTGGCAGGGGGAGCGACCGGCATATTCATCTAATCGACCATGGCTGTCCGCCACCAAGCCTCCCATTCTTCCGGATGCGATCTCCGCTGCGGGTGTGGCAAATTGCTGGCTCGATGGGAGGAGGACAGTCTTGTCATCAAGTGCATTCGCTGCAAACAACTGGTGAGACTATCACTTTCCGACATTCGAGGGATGCCGCCGGTGAGACCCACGACCGGCCCTCGGTGAGTCCGATCTAACCAGGCGCCTCAGTCCAGCCCTCTCCCTACATCCATTGAGTTGAATCCAACGCCCCCGGCTGCGAGAGCAGCCGGGGGCGTTGCTGTCTAAGCGAGTGCCGATCCTCGATTTGTGCGAGGCAGTCGAAGAGAACAGATCAGGTTGCCCCAGCTCCATCCGTCTCATCCCGTGAACAGCCACGTGCGGCCATAGCCGCATTGTTTGGAGGCGCGCCGCCTGCCTCGGGACCAGGAAAGGATTGACATCATGACATGGAAGGAACTGGGTATCGGTCTGCTGATCTTTACCATCTTGACCATCGCGGCGTTCGGGCTAGCCAGCGCGGTCTGGGCGCAAACGGAGAGCGTCACCGTGGCGATTCCGCCGCAAGACCTCTCGACGGCGCTGAACACCTTCGCGGAACAAACCGGCCTCCAGATCCTCTACGCTTCGGAGCTGACCGAAGGAAAGGTGACCAAGGGCCTGTCCGGAACGATGACGGCGGATGAGGCCATCCGCGCCCTTCTGGACAATACAGACCTGTCTTACGTCTTTACAGACGGGAAGACGATTGCCATACGCCAGTCCGCAGGTCCGTCGAAGCCAATGGCCCCCCCTGCCTCGTCGGTATCAGGGCCGCCGGATACGACCCTGAAGCTTCCGGAGGTCACAGTCACGGCGACACGCTCCGAGCGTCCGCTTGCGGCAATTCCAGAAGCTGTCACGGTCATTACCCATGAGGAGATCGAGAAGCAAACGACCCTCAGCAGGAGCCTGGTGGATGTTCTGGGGAAATTGGTCCCGGGGTTTGCGCCGGGGACGCAATCCCTGAGCAATTTTGGGCAGACGTTGCGAGGCCGTAATGCGCTGATCATGATCGATGGCGTGCCCCAATCCACGCTTCGCAATGCGGGCCGGGATCTGAACACGATCGATCCCTCGGCGATTGAGCGGATTGAGATCGTGCGCGGCGCCACGGCCATCTATGGGGACGGCGCAACCGGCGGCATTGTCCATATCATCACGAAGCGGCCGGGCACCGGCAAGCCGGTATTATCGACGGAAGTGCTGGCCAGCACGGCTCCCACCAACCCGACGGCGGGGCTCGGGGGACGCGTCGTCCAGTCGGTGGCCGCGAAAAAGGGGCCCGTGGATTTCTCGCTGAGCGGCTCGTACGAGCGGGTCGGCGGCCTCTTTGACGCTCGTGGCGACCGGATCCCTCCCGATCTGCAAAGCAGTCAAGGCGGTTTGTCGGATCTCAACATGTACAACCTGTTCGGCAAGGTCGGCGCCGACTTGGGAGCGCAGCGATTGGAATTGACGGTGAACCGGTTTGTGGCCGAGCAGGACAGCGACTATGTAACCGACTTTGCCAATTCCAGCCAAGCCGGCAAGGCAGTTGCGCGAAAGGGATTGGCGCTCGACGACCAATCAGGAACGAAGAATACGGTCGTGAACCTGGATTACATCCGCAAAAATCTCTTGGGCAGCCATGTCCGCGCGCAAGCGTACTACCGGGACTACTTGACCCGCTTTTTCCCTTTTGACGGACAGAGCTTCGCGACGCTCGGCAATAACATCATCCAATCCCGGGTTCTCTCGGAAAAGTTCGGCGGGCGCCTCACGGTCGAAACGCCCATTCCCATCGCGCAGGCGCTCAAACCGGTGTTGCTCTGGGGGGCGGACGCATCCCGCGAGCAGACCTCTCAGCGGGTGGCGATCATGGATCCCGCCCTCTTTGCGAACAGCGGCGGCCTGGCGTTTCAACCCATTGACGATCGGGTCTGGGTGCCTCCGATGACCCAGCGTTCGCTGGCGTTCTTCGGTCAACTTGAGCTCAAACTCCATGAGCGCTGGCTGGTGCGAGGCGGCGTCCGGCATGAACGAATCGGATTGGAGACGGCCGCCTTCACGACCCTCGGTGGGGAGCCGATCGCCGCCGGGTCCCGCGATTTTGACGCGACCGTCTTCAACGCGGGCACGGTGGTCTATCTCACGGACGAGGTCAATCTATTCGCCAATTATTCGCAAGGCTTTTCCATTCCGGATGTCGGGTTGATCATTCGGAGCGCACCCGCGGGCTTTTCCTTCAGCGATTCTCAACTCTCGCCGATTCGGGTCAATCACTATGAAGTGGGGCTCCGGGGCGACTGGAGCCGCTTCCAAGCGTCCGTCGTCGGATATTACAACGAATCCCTGCTCGGCGTGACGTCCGCCGGCTTCTTTGCCAACGTTGTCAGGGCTCCCGAACGCGTCTATGGTGTGGAAGGGACGTTCGATGTGCAACTTGCGCGCTGGTCACTCGGCGGAACGGCCACTTACGTTGAAGGCGAGAACGACATCAATCGAACAGGCGACTACAAGTATCTCAACGGATTTCGAATTCCTCCACTGAAGCTGACCGCTTATGTGGAACACCTCACGGTGCCGACATGGAGTTGGCGGAACCGGCTTCAGGTGTTGTATTCCGGCACCAGGGACCCTGGACTGGGACCGGCTGTGTTCGGCGGCCGGCCGGTGCACAGTTTCACGGTGCTGGATTTTATCAGCACGGTCAAAGCAGGTCCCGGCCGGATCCAATTCGGCATTGAAAACCTTCTGAACAGCCAGTATTACCTCCCCATCTCGCAGCTCCAACGTGTCGGCATCGCCAGCCTGACCGCCGCTCGCGGGATGGTCGTCAGCCTCGGGTACAGCGTGACCTGGTGAACCGAAGCCGGCGGTCTGGACTTTCCGCCGCCGGCGCACGTATACTGATGAGACTATTTCTCATTATCATAGATAGACCGTTCGCAGAGGCGACCGGCACCCAGATTGGAACTCGGGATGCGTTCGTCGGCACGGATGGACTTAGGTGGATAACCAGATTGCGGCGGAACGATTTTCTCTGTTTCGGGAGTACTATGACGAACTCGTCGGCTTTCTGACGCTGAAGTTGAGATCGCGCGATCAGGCGATGGATGTCGCGCAAGAAACCTTCCTGCGCGTCCTCACGCAGGACTCGACGGTTCCCGTAGTCCAGCCCAGAGCCTTTCTCTACAAAACCGCGCTCAATCTCACCGTCGATCTGTTCCGCAAACGGCAGCGGCGGGCCGAGGACTCCTTGGATGCGGAGGGCATGCGGGAGAGCCTGATTGCGTCGCCCGAGCAGGAGGCCATCGTCGAGGCCAGGGAGCAGATTCGCCTGTTGTATGAGGCCATTATGGAATTGCCTCCCCGCTGTCGCCAGGTGTTCCTCCTGCATAAATTCAAAGATCGTTCCCACGCGGAGATCGCGGCGCACTTCGGCATTTCCATCAGCATGGTGGAAAAACACATCAGCAAGGCGACGGCGCACTGCCGAGCCCGTTTCCAAGACATCTCGTAGCTTCTCACTTGCCGAGTTCCGCATTCCTCGCGCCTTGCCGTTGCCCGCACCCCAATAAAATCAGAGTCAGGGACAGACAGACCTGAGGGGCGCGGCCGTCTTGTTCGTCCCATCATTGCGGAGCTATCATCGCCGCCGGAAGCCGCGGCGCCCGCTTATTCCTCGACCGTCCGACCGTCTCGACCATGGCCGAACGCACACCCTCTTCTCATACGGGATCACTGCGGGAGCAAGCCGTCCGATGGATCGTCCGGCTCAACTCCGGCACGGCCACCCCAGGCGATCGCCGGGAGTTTGAAGCCTGGCTGGCGGCCGGACCGGAACACCGGCACGAATTCGAGCAATTGTCGAGGATGTGGGCGGCTCTGGACGGGACTCAGTCATTGCTGACAACGGAGATCGACAAGGCGGAACAACTTTGGGAGCGCTATACGGCGAACCGGCAGGCGGCAGGTCGATGGTCTTGGCGGTCGGTGGCCTGGCCGGCCGCCGGAGCGGCTGCGCTGGTCCTCATGCTCGTCACCGCCTGGTGGTGGATGCGGCTGCCCGAGGTGTGGATGTATGAGACGGCCAAAGGCGCGCAACGACAGGTGACCCTGGCGGATGGGTCGATGGTGATGCTGAATACGGATACGAGGCTGACCGTGCAGTTTTCTTCAAGGACGCGGCTGATCCGGTTGGATCAGGGCGAAGCCTGGTTTACGGTCCGGCACGACGAACGCCGCCCGTTCACCGTCCAGGTCGCCAACGGCACGATTCGCGACATCGGCACGCAGTTCATGGTGAACAAGGCGCCTCAGGCCGTGCGCGTCAACGTCTGGGAAGGAGTGGTGGAAGTCGGGGTCCGCGCGCCGGATGAGTCCGGGGCGGCTGCTCATCCGGCGATTCTTCGCGAGGGGCAGCAGGTTTCGTATGACGAAGAAGGCCGGATGTCAGACATCCGCTCCTTCGACCGGGAGATGGTCGGGAGTTGGAAGGACGGCAAATTGATCTTCCGGTCACAACCGCTCAAGCAGGTCTTGACGGAAGTCGCGCGCTACCGGCCTGAAGAAATTCGGCTGCTCGACCCGAGCTTGGAAGAATTTCCGGTGAGCGGCGTCTTTCACATTCACGATCTCGAGCACGTCATCCCAATCTTGGAGGACGCCTTGCCCATTCGCGCGCACCGGGTCGGTACCAACCTGATCGTTGTCGAACGCCCGCCGGCCTCCTCAACTGGTCGCTAGCCCCTCTTCCCACCCCCACGCACCGACCGCTTGTCAAAAAAAATTCCGTTCCGACATGAGGGCTCCCGCCGCAGTCGTCGTCCTACTCGTCGTGTGCCGCTGAACGCCTTGCCGTCATCCGCCTCCACCGGAAGAGGCAAGGTCGAGGATGGAGGGAACAGCAGGAGCACGCGGACACCATCAATCTACGACGAGGAGGCGCCATCAATGGCTCGTACATTGCGCAGGCACAACAGCATGAAACCCGGGAGGCGAGCGGCCGCGGCTCGCCTGGGCGCAGCTCTCGCCACGGCGACCGTGGAGGGCGTCGGTCCTGCGCGGCACCGGTTCTTGTGGGGATTGCTCGCGAGCCTCTCGGCCGTGGCGCTGAGCGCCTATCACCCGGCCATTCCGCAGGATGCGCGGGCGGAGCATTGGAAACCGACGCCTCGCGAGCCGGAACGGAGCCCCGACCCACGGGACCCGCTCGGGGCGAGAAAGCGAGGCCTGCCGTGGCGGCCGGGCGGGAAGGGCGAGTTGTCCCACAGCGCCCCTCCGGCGGTCCGTCTGGCATCCAACGAGGGGTCGCAGGACGGACCGGCGCAGCCATTCGATCTTCCTCCAGGAGACTTGGAGACGGCGCTCATCGGGTTTTCCCGGCAATCCGGCCTTCAATTGCTGTACTCCTCGGAACTGGTCGCCGGACAACGGACCGCAGGGCTACAGGGCGACTACACCCCGGAAGAGGCGCTTCGTCTGTTGCTCGATCACACCGGGCTCCAGTATCGGTTTGCCGGTCCCGGGGCCGTCACCTTACAACCGGCCGGTACAGTCGGGACCGGGGCTGCTGCCGCGGCTGGAGCAGCCAGAACGCCGGCGGACTCCGGCAAGCCGGTCAAACTCCCGGAAGTCGTCGTCAAGGAGACGAGAGAACTGCCGCAGCCGTCTCAAGACCCCCCGGCAGGCTACAAAGCCGACTATTCGTCGACCGTCACGCGCAGCACGATGTCGATCGACGAGACCCCGACCTCGATCGGCGTCGTCACGCGCGACGTCATCCGCGATACCTTCTCTCGGACCCAGAATGACGCATTCGAAAGCGTGAGCGGTCTGTCCCGGAGCAATACCAGATTGGGACGGGGTGAAGGGATCAATATCCGAGGATTCGAAGCATGTACCTTCACCGGCGCCTTTAACGGCATGAAGGTCAATGGGTTGCCGACGGATTGCGTCTTCGCGCCGGATTGGGCCATCGTCGAACGATATGAGATCGTGAAAGGGCCGGCCTCGATCGTCGGCGGCGCCGCCACCCCGGGCGGCATCGTCAACCGTATCACCAAGACCCCGCAACGCTCGAATTTCACGACCGTGGAAGCCAACATCGGCTCCTATGATTTTTACAGAGGGATGATCGACGCCAACGGCGTGATGCCGAATCACGAGAACATCCGGGGCCGCTTGGTGTTTGCTGTCGAAGAGGGGGGCAACTTCATCGACTTCACGCCGGTCCGGCAATATACCGTCGCCCCATCCGTCGAGTTCGACCTGTTCAAGGGCGCCGGCAAGTTGCTCATCATCGGCACCTATCAAAAATTCGACGGCGCCAGCTATCCCGGTTGGCCGCTCACGAGCGATGGGAACATGCTCAACGTGCCGCGCACGAGCAACTTCGGCGGCGGCGCCGACGTGGGCGCCCATACCAACTTTACCGGCTACAACGGCGAGGTCCATTACAATCATCAGTTCATCCACGACATCAAACTCTCAGCCAAGGGCAAGTACTCGAAGTCGGACCTCACCGATAATGTCGTGTACAGCTATACCATCGGCGGGATTCCTCCGAGCGGGGACTCCTATCTCAACAATGGCTTGCGCCGCAACCGTTTCGATACCTATGCGGGCGAGTTGTTCCTCAGTAAGGAGTTTGATCTCTTGGGGCAAAAGAACGAAATCTTGGCCGGCGCCGATTATCGCGACATGACGCAGAATTTCCTTCTCGGCTATACCTATTTGCCCGTAGGCGGACCGTTTGTGATCGATAACGTGTTCAACCCGAGGAACGGGATACCAGTGGCGTCCGATTCGTTCCTGACTAGCGTAGCGGGTGCAGACCGCCGATCCACCTTGAAACAGACCGGCGTATTCGCACAGACCGTCATCCGTCCCTTCGAACGGTTGACGCTCGTGCTGGCGGGACGGCACGACAACGCGGACTCGACCAACCGCGAAACATCAACGAGTGCACAAAGCGCACGGACGGACTCCCGATTGACCGGCCGAGCCGGCGCGACCATGAAAGTGACCGAATGGATGAACGTCTATGGCGGTGTCCAACAGTCCTTCGCTCCGCAACCGCTCTTTATCACTCGAAATAATGAAATGCTGAACGCGGAGACCGGCATCAATTATGAAGTCGGCGCCAAGTTCAACCTGCTCAACGAGCGCCTCCGTATCACCACCGCACTGTTTCGCACCTATCGCCGCAATGTCGCGACGCCCGATCCGACCGACTTTCGATTTTCCATCGCTGTCGGGGAGCAGCGCCATCAGGGGGCGGAACTGGACGTGAACGGGCAGCCGATTCCCGGCCTGAACCTGAATGCAGCCTTCACGTACCTGGATGCCGTGATTACAGAAGACAACAACCCGGCATTGGTCGGCAGCTATCCGACTCGGGTGCCGCGCAACTATGTGGGGCGCGTCTTCGCGACCTATCAACTCCAGTCCGGGCCTCTGCAAGGCTTCGGATTCGGGGGCGGAGTCTAT
The DNA window shown above is from Nitrospira tepida and carries:
- a CDS encoding TonB-dependent siderophore receptor — translated: MARTLRRHNSMKPGRRAAAARLGAALATATVEGVGPARHRFLWGLLASLSAVALSAYHPAIPQDARAEHWKPTPREPERSPDPRDPLGARKRGLPWRPGGKGELSHSAPPAVRLASNEGSQDGPAQPFDLPPGDLETALIGFSRQSGLQLLYSSELVAGQRTAGLQGDYTPEEALRLLLDHTGLQYRFAGPGAVTLQPAGTVGTGAAAAAGAARTPADSGKPVKLPEVVVKETRELPQPSQDPPAGYKADYSSTVTRSTMSIDETPTSIGVVTRDVIRDTFSRTQNDAFESVSGLSRSNTRLGRGEGINIRGFEACTFTGAFNGMKVNGLPTDCVFAPDWAIVERYEIVKGPASIVGGAATPGGIVNRITKTPQRSNFTTVEANIGSYDFYRGMIDANGVMPNHENIRGRLVFAVEEGGNFIDFTPVRQYTVAPSVEFDLFKGAGKLLIIGTYQKFDGASYPGWPLTSDGNMLNVPRTSNFGGGADVGAHTNFTGYNGEVHYNHQFIHDIKLSAKGKYSKSDLTDNVVYSYTIGGIPPSGDSYLNNGLRRNRFDTYAGELFLSKEFDLLGQKNEILAGADYRDMTQNFLLGYTYLPVGGPFVIDNVFNPRNGIPVASDSFLTSVAGADRRSTLKQTGVFAQTVIRPFERLTLVLAGRHDNADSTNRETSTSAQSARTDSRLTGRAGATMKVTEWMNVYGGVQQSFAPQPLFITRNNEMLNAETGINYEVGAKFNLLNERLRITTALFRTYRRNVATPDPTDFRFSIAVGEQRHQGAELDVNGQPIPGLNLNAAFTYLDAVITEDNNPALVGSYPTRVPRNYVGRVFATYQLQSGPLQGFGFGGGVYFQGGYELSFPNGIKTDPYQRVDALLFYRGNKRYDLSVNIRNLLNQKYIESPGNLNSYNGFGAPIIAIASLRVFF
- a CDS encoding TonB-dependent receptor domain-containing protein, coding for MTWKELGIGLLIFTILTIAAFGLASAVWAQTESVTVAIPPQDLSTALNTFAEQTGLQILYASELTEGKVTKGLSGTMTADEAIRALLDNTDLSYVFTDGKTIAIRQSAGPSKPMAPPASSVSGPPDTTLKLPEVTVTATRSERPLAAIPEAVTVITHEEIEKQTTLSRSLVDVLGKLVPGFAPGTQSLSNFGQTLRGRNALIMIDGVPQSTLRNAGRDLNTIDPSAIERIEIVRGATAIYGDGATGGIVHIITKRPGTGKPVLSTEVLASTAPTNPTAGLGGRVVQSVAAKKGPVDFSLSGSYERVGGLFDARGDRIPPDLQSSQGGLSDLNMYNLFGKVGADLGAQRLELTVNRFVAEQDSDYVTDFANSSQAGKAVARKGLALDDQSGTKNTVVNLDYIRKNLLGSHVRAQAYYRDYLTRFFPFDGQSFATLGNNIIQSRVLSEKFGGRLTVETPIPIAQALKPVLLWGADASREQTSQRVAIMDPALFANSGGLAFQPIDDRVWVPPMTQRSLAFFGQLELKLHERWLVRGGVRHERIGLETAAFTTLGGEPIAAGSRDFDATVFNAGTVVYLTDEVNLFANYSQGFSIPDVGLIIRSAPAGFSFSDSQLSPIRVNHYEVGLRGDWSRFQASVVGYYNESLLGVTSAGFFANVVRAPERVYGVEGTFDVQLARWSLGGTATYVEGENDINRTGDYKYLNGFRIPPLKLTAYVEHLTVPTWSWRNRLQVLYSGTRDPGLGPAVFGGRPVHSFTVLDFISTVKAGPGRIQFGIENLLNSQYYLPISQLQRVGIASLTAARGMVVSLGYSVTW
- a CDS encoding FecR family protein, which gives rise to MIVRPEDSGRANLEALHRFVRGRSGDPSRADRGELSEWLAAAPANRVEYEELHRIWNDLDHLAKEPFPELDEARAWWRRESFGSAGDLPARRWRVIFPAFAGIVATLLVLVVGVYWWSMLRVEAADYRTGKGEQRTVVLADGSTVMLGADTVVSAEVSGRRRTVVLHRGEALFSVKHEPGRPFSVLAANGTVRDIGTVFAVHSSSDRVQVSVLEGLVEVRAHAPGQLDLTQETGRGDGDLQSDERAILAEGDRLWYGRDGQLSAVHKVDRDLMAAGFHGKLVFDALPLGQVIEEVSRYRDGEIRILDPSLSSLPVSGVFHQDHLGGLFKALELALPVTVTAVNQRLMMVERRHDRRPLTAK
- a CDS encoding FecR family protein, which produces MAERTPSSHTGSLREQAVRWIVRLNSGTATPGDRREFEAWLAAGPEHRHEFEQLSRMWAALDGTQSLLTTEIDKAEQLWERYTANRQAAGRWSWRSVAWPAAGAAALVLMLVTAWWWMRLPEVWMYETAKGAQRQVTLADGSMVMLNTDTRLTVQFSSRTRLIRLDQGEAWFTVRHDERRPFTVQVANGTIRDIGTQFMVNKAPQAVRVNVWEGVVEVGVRAPDESGAAAHPAILREGQQVSYDEEGRMSDIRSFDREMVGSWKDGKLIFRSQPLKQVLTEVARYRPEEIRLLDPSLEEFPVSGVFHIHDLEHVIPILEDALPIRAHRVGTNLIVVERPPASSTGR
- a CDS encoding sigma-70 family RNA polymerase sigma factor, which codes for MDNQIAAERFSLFREYYDELVGFLTLKLRSRDQAMDVAQETFLRVLTQDSTVPVVQPRAFLYKTALNLTVDLFRKRQRRAEDSLDAEGMRESLIASPEQEAIVEAREQIRLLYEAIMELPPRCRQVFLLHKFKDRSHAEIAAHFGISISMVEKHISKATAHCRARFQDIS
- a CDS encoding energy transducer TonB gives rise to the protein MTAAEWDRAGSGRRSHQAGGWILSICVHALAVGCAFKGLVEIPIPAASEPFRWEVAMVQPQISPPVEEPPPVQPPEPPKASPSVPPTPQPRQQAVETPRQTVQLQQHRPLVTSSVQETRERVERTVQTDQAREITPISTEREVSQRTAVVEQEAATSVSETLVAQVEPVPRSSVEAQPKAVSAPVPQMVEAEAVAELQDAPAPVSRTAMEQSESVAEARLVQHQRPQHRQPVVQQVAVKDEVPAAIEQRIVQERPLRAFPKTQADYGWLSDTLWKRIEQLKRYPALARSNHWEGKVIVEAVIQDDGAIIDTQIAESSGHAVLDQQALTVLKQASPLTLKHPLGQRRVTILVPISYRLDG
- a CDS encoding sigma-70 family RNA polymerase sigma factor — its product is MSRLSDHRAAGGLWAFGQYYDELLGFLTARLGCREQAADVVQETYMRVLSMENRETVVQPRAFLYKTALNLTVDLFRKQRLRAEHTVDLEYARDVPSGAPDQETILEGKRRLQLLRHAIAELPPKCRHVFLLHKFMHVPQHELAERLGISKNMVERHVMKALSHCRDRLREEGLQMGPALPAVSAWTATDQRTKNPSSGTRGPIRHNDQADDKAVLTSWDSGDGCPS